A portion of the Marinobacter alexandrii genome contains these proteins:
- a CDS encoding ATP-dependent Clp protease proteolytic subunit, producing the protein MNSNPIHNNYIPMVLDRSGHGERAYDIYSLLLKERIIFIGTAIDDQLANSVVAQLLYLNNQDPKRQIDIYIHSPGGVVYAGMAIYDAIQMISAPVSTVAVGFCGSMATFLLTSGQKGKKFALAQATIHQHPAGGGSKGYTEDVLIATREQERLQTQLFHIMGKNTGHTLQEIEDFFKRDRFMNAIEAKEFGLVDEVMGDTSNLLKLEITRPEIVFQGSEK; encoded by the coding sequence ATGAATTCAAACCCTATTCATAATAACTACATACCCATGGTTTTGGATCGCTCAGGTCATGGAGAACGTGCATATGATATTTATAGTCTTTTGCTCAAAGAGCGTATCATCTTTATAGGAACTGCCATCGATGATCAATTAGCCAATTCCGTTGTTGCTCAGCTGCTTTATTTGAATAATCAGGATCCCAAAAGACAAATCGATATTTACATACATTCACCAGGCGGTGTTGTGTATGCAGGCATGGCGATTTACGATGCAATTCAAATGATTTCTGCTCCTGTGTCTACCGTAGCTGTAGGCTTTTGCGGAAGTATGGCCACCTTTCTTTTAACCTCTGGTCAGAAAGGAAAGAAATTCGCTTTGGCCCAAGCGACTATTCATCAACATCCGGCAGGAGGAGGATCAAAAGGGTATACAGAGGATGTCTTAATTGCCACACGAGAACAGGAACGATTACAAACTCAGCTTTTTCACATTATGGGAAAAAATACAGGCCATACGTTGCAGGAGATAGAAGATTTTTTCAAAAGGGATCGCTTTATGAATGCCATTGAGGCTAAAGAATTTGGATTGGTAGATGAAGTGATGGGGGATACATCCAACCTCCTTAAGCTTGAAATTACGAGACCAGAAATTGTTTTTCAAGGTAGTGAAAAGTAG
- a CDS encoding DUF6624 domain-containing protein — protein MKKSFSILISLLLCLSTIVAQKEIVQLPELAKELKEMRDDDQKLRNKWVSLYRKGKTESDKFKELTDQTIASDRANTARMREIIEQHGWPTYNLVGEGPSNNAWLIVQHADRNPLFQAKCLPLLKDAVDNGQANPSNYAYLYDRVRVSRGEKQLYATQSWTNNGLDKGSYYPIDDESNVQNRREEMTVDRTVVENAQSMGFEYTIPTAQKAEARAKKLNADYQEALTQAKIAMSDKEYTKAADKYMEATSAYGSVSTEDFVEAARALSLAEHTDIGKATTFLTRALARGWDGLDESKTNSDFDFLRKSKPEQWSDLLIVAEQMSLDR, from the coding sequence ATGAAAAAGTCTTTTTCTATCCTAATTTCATTACTCCTTTGCTTATCAACTATTGTGGCACAAAAAGAAATAGTTCAACTTCCTGAGTTAGCCAAAGAGTTGAAAGAAATGAGAGATGATGATCAAAAGCTACGTAACAAATGGGTGAGTCTCTACAGGAAAGGGAAGACAGAGAGTGATAAGTTTAAAGAACTAACTGATCAGACGATAGCCAGTGATCGTGCCAATACTGCCCGCATGAGGGAGATTATTGAACAACATGGATGGCCTACTTACAACCTTGTTGGTGAAGGGCCAAGTAACAATGCTTGGTTGATTGTGCAACATGCAGATCGGAATCCACTATTTCAAGCTAAGTGCCTCCCCTTACTCAAAGACGCTGTGGACAATGGGCAAGCAAATCCCAGTAACTATGCCTATTTATATGATCGTGTACGCGTATCGAGAGGTGAAAAGCAATTATACGCTACGCAAAGTTGGACGAACAATGGTTTAGATAAAGGTTCTTATTACCCAATTGATGATGAATCGAATGTTCAGAATCGACGTGAAGAAATGACTGTCGATAGAACGGTGGTGGAAAATGCTCAATCTATGGGGTTTGAATATACAATTCCTACAGCTCAGAAGGCAGAAGCGCGTGCTAAAAAACTCAATGCTGATTATCAAGAGGCTTTGACTCAAGCAAAAATAGCAATGTCTGATAAGGAATATACCAAAGCCGCTGATAAATATATGGAGGCGACAAGCGCGTACGGATCTGTTTCTACCGAGGATTTTGTTGAAGCGGCAAGAGCCTTGTCACTGGCAGAACATACTGATATAGGAAAAGCAACTACGTTTTTGACGAGGGCCTTAGCAAGAGGGTGGGACGGACTTGATGAGTCTAAAACAAATTCGGATTTTGATTTCTTACGCAAATCAAAACCTGAGCAATGGTCAGATTTGCTCATTGTTGCTGAACAGATGAGCTTGGATCGTTAA
- a CDS encoding sigma-70 family RNA polymerase sigma factor produces MTTEICIKEAMLTKWYENYFPIACSYIHKNGGSLEDAKEVFQEALIRVYEKKVVEASNVENDLAYLMKAVKNLWISTIAKGQKKVSFDFIDLPEEESSSLVKEKIYHLVKRSGEKCLDLLQSFYYENSSMKSLSKRFGYRSERSATVQKFKCLEKIRNEVKSKSLNYEDFLS; encoded by the coding sequence ATGACAACTGAAATTTGTATAAAAGAAGCAATGCTTACAAAGTGGTATGAAAACTACTTTCCAATAGCATGTAGCTACATTCATAAAAATGGTGGCTCGTTGGAAGATGCCAAAGAGGTATTTCAAGAAGCCCTAATCAGAGTTTATGAAAAAAAAGTAGTAGAAGCATCGAACGTTGAGAATGACCTGGCATATCTCATGAAGGCGGTGAAAAACCTTTGGATTTCCACCATAGCCAAAGGACAGAAAAAGGTCTCATTTGATTTCATAGACTTACCAGAAGAAGAAAGTAGCAGCCTAGTAAAGGAAAAAATCTACCACTTGGTAAAGCGATCGGGTGAAAAATGCCTTGATCTACTTCAATCCTTCTACTATGAGAATTCAAGTATGAAATCTTTGTCAAAAAGGTTTGGCTATCGAAGCGAGCGATCTGCGACAGTGCAAAAATTTAAATGCCTGGAGAAAATAAGAAATGAAGTTAAATCTAAATCACTGAACTATGAGGACTTCCTTAGCTGA